A single genomic interval of Vanessa atalanta chromosome 12, ilVanAtal1.2, whole genome shotgun sequence harbors:
- the LOC125067687 gene encoding carbonyl reductase [NADPH] 3-like, protein MSDKVAVVTGSNKGIGYAIVQELCRRGVGTVYVTARDAKRGQEAIENLKKEGYKPHFYQLEVTDKNSVKALAEHLKKKHGGLDILINNAGVITADFTKTTYEDSKYVIDVNYFSILLIQEYLFPVLKINARVINMSSDCGHISNLKNKYWINRLTKPDIKLDDVNAFVNWFLDSVKAGSVNDDDFAETSLLAYRISKVALCALTRVQQMEIGRGISVNSMHPGHVKTNMTKNSGFLTMEESSRVPVYLALDIDQSVKGKYFWYDKTEKDWTDPNLKLHCVFEQFMKYIQGAN, encoded by the coding sequence ATGTCTGATAAAGTTGCTGTTGTCACTGGTTCCAATAAAGGTATAGGCTACGCCATAGTCCAGGAACTCTGTAGAAGAGGAGTTGGTACTGTTTATGTAACAGCGAGAGATGCAAAGAGAGGTCAAGAAGCAatcgaaaatttaaaaaaagaaggttACAAGCCCCATTTCTACCAACTAGAAGTCACTGACAAAAATAGCGTAAAAGCTTTGGCTgaacatttaaagaaaaaacatgGTGGTTTGGATATTCTTATTAACAATGCTGGAGTGATCACAGCAGACTTCACGAAAACTACATATGAAGACTCGAAATATGTTATCGACGTTAATTATTTCAGTATATTATTAATCCAAGAATACCTATTCCCGGTATTGAAAATCAACGCACGGGTTATAAATATGTCGAGTGATTGTGGTCATATttctaatttgaaaaataaatactggaTCAATCGACTGACGAAGCCAGATATCAAATTGGATGACGTAAATGCTTTCGTTAATTGGTTTCTAGATTCAGTTAAGGCTGGAAGTGTAAACGATGACGATTTTGCTGAAACATCTCTACTTGCTTATAGAATTTCAAAAGTTGCTCTGTGCGCTTTAACCAGAGTCCAGCAGATGGAAATCGGTCGAGGGATATCTGTGAACTCCATGCACCCCGGCCACGTTAAGACAAATATGACGAAAAATTCTGGTTTCCTAACTATGGAAGAGTCAAGTCGTGTCCCAGTTTATTTGGCTTTAGATATTGATCAGTCAGTGAAAGGTAAATACTTCTGGTATGATAAGACTGAGAAAGACTGGACCGATCCAAACTTAAAGTTACATTGTGTTTTCGagcaatttatgaaatatatacaagGTGCTAATTAA
- the LOC125067706 gene encoding carbonyl reductase [NADPH] 3-like, translating into MTDKIAVVTGSNKGIGYGIVKELCKRGVGVVYLTARDTQRGLQAVEKIKQEGFHPEFHQLDVSDVLSVKKFADYLKGKHGGIDVLINNAAIVPEDFNRVIYSEAKRVIEINYKSYFNIQDYIFPILKYNARVVNISSDCGHVSKLKNVYWIKRLTKNDVQIQDIDSFVNWFLTSVKNGSLNEEDFASTCLIPYVVSKIAVCALTKIQQREIDRNISINSLHPGFVKTDMTKQTGELTVEEASKTPVYLALDCDQSIKGKYMWFDKTEKDWTDLNVNLDCQNKEELEKFFKIVAHS; encoded by the coding sequence ATGACCGATAAGATAGCCGTGGTGACTGGTTCAAATAAAGGCATTGGATATGGTATTGTTAAAGAGCTATGCAAACGTGGAGTAGGTGTTGTATATTTAACAGCAAGAGATACCCAACGAGGATTACAAGCAGTAGAAAAGATAAAACAAGAAGGTTTTCATCCCGAATTTCATCAACTCGATGTGAGTGATGTTCTGAGTGTAAAGAAATTCGCCGATTATTTAAAAGGAAAGCATGGCGGTATAGATGTTCTGATTAATAACGCTGCTATAGTACCAGAAGACTTTAACAGAGTAATATATTCAGAGGCCAAACgtgttattgaaattaattacaaaagttACTTcaatatacaagattatatatttcccatactaaaatataacgcaagagttgtcaatatttcaagtGACTGTGGTCAtgtatcgaaattaaaaaacgtttattggATTAAAAGATTGACGAAAAACGATGTACAGATTCAAGATATCGATTCATTTGTCAACTGGTTTTTAACATCAGTAAAAAACGGTTCATTGAATGAGGAAGATTTTGCATCAACATGTCTTATTCCATATGTTGTGTCTAAAATTGCAGTATGTGCATTAACCAAGATTCAACAAAGAGAAATCGATAGGAACATTTCAATAAACTCTCTACATCCTGGATTTGTAAAGACAGATATGACCAAACAAACAGGAGAATTGACAGTAGAAGAAGCAAGCAAAACGCCCGTTTATTTAGCATTGGATTGTGACCAGTCCATAAAAGGAAAGTATATGTGGTTCGATAAAACCGAAAAAGATTGGACTGATTTAAATGTTAACCTAGATTGTCAAAATAAAGAAGAGTTGgagaagttttttaaaattgtagcaCATTCATAG